GAGTAGAGAAGACGAGCATGGTGGGCGGCTAGAGCTACCTCCGGTGTGATAAGTGGCCTAACCCAAGTAACCcatttatctttatatattgaGGGgccaataattaatatatgaaaagtGCATATCTATAATTGCAAAAATGAACACTAGCGATagaattaataatttgtaaaagttaataatttgaattaattatAATCTGAGGTTACTACTGTGAGGATCCGAGGACTcaagaacccgaagacccgaggaAAGGAAGACCGATATACATTAAATAAGTTGAAGCAAAGGAGTAAGGGAAATTACCTGGGGATACccgaagatgatgtggcatgggcaCTGCTGACGTAAGGGTTACAAATATCCGAAGGTGGCAGGCTAATTTAGagggttgcattaaatgcccggcaacaaccattctggccgcattaattggaGGATACCAATtcaatccgttgcattaatgtggatatgacctgaacagtgctgaACGTGAAGTTAGAGCTCTGTTTCATTACCGACAAACAGGTGTCAGAGGGAAAAGCATAGTAGATTGTGAAGTGTAAGGTCACGATGAAAGGGGCAAATGATATAAATAAGAATCAGGACACTACAGAAAgggacttttgttgttgaaccatctctaccaaatgtattgtaaaaGGATCTTGAGTAAATAAAGCAggaaattgttatatatatttttggtccttacaactacattttttaatcacaaaaaaatctaggggtttaatgcaaattattaacttttataaaaaaaaaaaatagaagagcaaattattaaccttcacaaaaaattattattattatttttatttttttattgctaatatagtaataattttttggaCAGAACCTGATGCAGGAAATTTGAATGGTTCTTCTAGGACTGTTTGGTTAGAGTATTCTGAGATGgaagaaaagaggaagaaataAGAGAATTTTAAATGGCGTCCTTGTTTGATTGGGGGCTGATTTTGGTGAAGTTCGGGTATTTTATTTCTAGGACCACTATTTGtaagtgtttttgttttctcttcaaattggaaaaaaaagaagagcttAAATGAGAATTTACCGGTGTGTCTCTCTCTTcaaattggaaaaaaagaagagtagtTTCATCTACTAACACTAATATTTGGGTGAAAGAGCTACCCAATGACTTGGATAATGTATTCCAATAAGATTTGATTCAGTAATAAAGATTTTCTTAcctttctctcaaaaagaaaaaagaaaaaaaagaatacgagaataaatttatacaaatatcattttctactttttaatttttcttttcaatcaagcaaaaagtttttatcaTTCAAATTTTCTATCCCGACCAAacataaatgagaaaaaactaaatattttctatcccaACCAAACGAAATTAGGCATTTTAGGCATTTTGGTTATTTACCCAATTTTCTAACAATTGGACAGGGAAGCttgtttaaagaaagagaagcatttatatgatttttcaaatgaaatccagacacattttaaaaaaatttagatatatatattatgacatttctaaataaaaaatacttctACTTTGGTATATTTTCTCATGATTAACTTATTATGTTAATTCATTAATGAAAATGtattattttgattattattttttaaatctttttattttgtgtaacATTAGCAtacactagcctcatcacatgcacTTCGCGcatgcgatgaggctttttttttagtggtcctattttgtagaaaaaaaatgtatttaattattttatatatatataatttttattttaaaaatctaatttataagtgaataaatcaatttaaaaataaagaatagagtggtcatattttttagacaatattttagtgggagttagagttgcatatCTACCGGattatcttttagttttgtctttacttaaacataggactgtaggggcatttttgaactaaaaaatgaggaatccaaataggggaaacttcttaaatagtagtatagataccCATAGTAACTATAACAATGATTGTATACTGAATAACCCAATCTTGAACATTAAATTTATGTTGATTACCTATATAACAAAGAAAGATATATTCAAAactattaaccaaaaaaaaaaatcaatcaatcaatagtttctaaaatatgaaaaaccATCAAGGGAAATTTGAGAACACTCAATTCTAGATgcgaaaaaaataaatatattacagTTTACATTTATTCATCATCACTTTTTGATGCTGATTTTGACAATGGACCTCTCTAGTAAAACTGTAAAAGTACTAGAGTCCAGCCTCAAAATTTAGAGTATCAGCAAGCAGGAAGCCAGAAATTTGAAACCATTATAACTTTAGAATGCTATACTTCGCCATTGCCTCAAAAATGGGCCTATTAACTGCCTATACCTAACTTTGAAGGAGAAAAAGCACCAAAATCAACTTCACAAAGGTGCTCTCTTTGTCAATTCTGAACTGGGGTTGAATCAGGAAAAATTAGAGGATTCTCTTCTTTTGAATTGCATAATATTTGATCAGCATGCCACTTTGAGAAACCTTCAAGTGACTCTTGCATCCATGGATACTGGCAACACTCCTTTGCTTTAGGGACTGTTAGCCAACTTCTCTGACGAGTGTTCTGTTCTGGCCAAGACTCAAGTTCCTCAGTCACAAGCAAGGCAAACATGGCAGCTTTGCACAAACCATCTGGACAAAATATATCTTGCAGGGTTTTGCTCTTAAAAATGTAGTCCCCAAGAAAATGCTGGGGAAAAAAGACAGCCTTTATTCTACATACAAATGGAACTGCTGGACAAAATATGTCATTTCCAACTAAAACACacaattatcttttgtttcccgAAATGGCATTAAGGGATATAAAGCAATATGTTTTGCAGGAATATTAGAAACTCCCTATTTTCTTTAATAGTAGAGTGgttaaacaaagaaagaagcacttcattaatttcaaaatttccttttaacaATAGCAAAAGCAAGAAAAAAGCAGCCAAGAAACCAATAAGGTCATGCTATATTTATACAAAtattgaaatcttttttttttttaataaaatttttgttagggaatagaaaaaaaagaaaaaagaaaaccctccCTCTTAAAAGTAAATTTACTATTCTATAACAATATATGTATGTACACAAAAGTACCCACAAACATGATTGAATATCAACTAAATGCCTCCAACAACCACAATCATTCTGAAACTCCAACGTAAACTTCTTCCCATAAGCCATGTCTTCAATTTACGGCTCCATTGCCCTTGTTATGGGTGGCAAAGAAGAAAGGTAAAAATCTATTTAATGATAATCCAGGTcaatggattaaaaaaaaaaaggattttttttaacaaaaatttacagATGGATTTGAGAGAAAAGGACACTTCAgcaaagaaaaggagaaataaGAAAGAGATTCAAAGATGGAGGAGAGAAGAAGGTGAGAGGCAATCCCAATAAAAGATTAGACTAGAGGTTTATGCAAGGACCAAATATTTAAGGTAATGGATCCACCCGTAAACAGGGATTCCACCTCACCTTCCATTGGGCAACATGAGGACTAACTGAATACACAACCAAGATATAGGGAGGGGGCTATCACAATGTAGTTGTGGCATGTGACTCCAATGTATTTCATGATCAGATATGCTTCCACAATGAATTTAAACTAACTCTTGCATTTTGGCTCCCTTATTGTGCACCCAAAGCTCACAATTGCATGCAGCACTACTAATTCTTTTCCATGTAGGCTTTGATGCCTTGAAGTATTTTTCGTTCTTttcaatgcaaaaaaaattcttccttGATGTCCTTGCACATAAAGTGACGCTCTTGTCTTTGATTGATTG
This genomic stretch from Castanea sativa cultivar Marrone di Chiusa Pesio chromosome 9, ASM4071231v1 harbors:
- the LOC142610816 gene encoding nudix hydrolase 16, mitochondrial-like produces the protein MSELVARTGRHLQRYKDGCRLVAGCIPFKISKNSDGTLDNDVVELLMINSTSGRGLLFPKGGWENDETVEEAAKREALEEAGVRGNLVHFLGDYIFKSKTLQDIFCPDGLCKAAMFALLVTEELESWPEQNTRQRSWLTVPKAKECCQYPWMQESLEGFSKWHADQILCNSKEENPLIFPDSTPVQN